A window of the Roseburia sp. 831b genome harbors these coding sequences:
- a CDS encoding metal-dependent transcriptional regulator, whose product MSSNNESLENYLETIYVLKHRLGNVRSIDIANELNFKKPSVSVAMKNLREKEFITVSSEGYILLTEKGQEIAERIYERHTILSNWLIMLGVDPRIAAEDACRIEHDLSIESFEAIKKHINMNTK is encoded by the coding sequence ATGAGTTCAAACAATGAATCCTTAGAGAATTATCTGGAAACAATATATGTATTAAAACACAGATTAGGAAATGTACGTTCCATCGACATTGCAAATGAGCTGAACTTTAAAAAGCCAAGCGTCAGTGTTGCAATGAAGAATCTTCGTGAAAAAGAATTTATTACGGTTAGTTCCGAAGGTTATATTCTTTTAACAGAAAAAGGACAGGAAATTGCAGAACGTATTTACGAAAGACATACCATTCTTTCAAACTGGCTTATTATGTTAGGTGTAGATCCCCGCATTGCTGCGGAGGATGCATGTAGAATTGAGCATGATTTGAGCATTGAAAGTTTTGAAGCAATCAAAAAGCACATTAACATGAATACCAAGTAA
- a CDS encoding pseudouridine synthase: MAMRLDKFLTELGIGTRTEVKKYIKAKLVTVNGTVANKPECKINENTDVVTYKGKTLQYQAFEYYLFHKPSGCVSATEDLIHQTVMDYLTDTIRKDLFPVGRLDLDTEGLLLITNDGVLAHELLSPAKHVKKTYYAKIEGTVTKEDVNLFKEGVDIGEEKFTKPAELEILSSGEESEVLLTITEGKFHQVKRMFHAVGKEVTYLKRISMGPLTLPADLEPGAYRKLTEEELASLKTVALKEVS, from the coding sequence ATGGCAATGAGATTAGACAAATTTTTGACAGAACTTGGTATTGGAACACGTACTGAGGTGAAAAAGTACATAAAGGCAAAGCTTGTGACGGTGAATGGAACAGTGGCAAATAAGCCGGAATGTAAGATTAATGAAAATACAGACGTAGTTACATACAAAGGAAAAACATTGCAGTATCAGGCATTTGAATATTATCTGTTTCATAAGCCGTCCGGCTGCGTGTCAGCGACAGAGGATTTGATTCACCAGACCGTGATGGACTATCTGACCGATACGATAAGAAAAGACTTGTTCCCGGTCGGAAGATTAGACCTTGACACCGAAGGACTTTTATTGATTACAAACGACGGCGTTCTTGCACATGAGCTGCTCAGTCCAGCAAAACATGTGAAAAAGACTTATTACGCCAAAATCGAAGGCACCGTGACAAAAGAAGATGTCAACCTTTTTAAAGAAGGGGTTGACATTGGAGAAGAGAAGTTCACAAAGCCGGCGGAACTTGAAATTTTATCTTCCGGGGAAGAATCTGAAGTTTTACTGACCATCACAGAGGGTAAATTCCACCAGGTAAAGCGGATGTTTCATGCAGTTGGAAAAGAGGTTACCTATTTGAAACGGATTTCGATGGGACCACTTACCTTGCCAGCTGATTTAGAGCCAGGCGCATACCGCAAATTGACAGAGGAAGAATTAGCTTCCTTAAAGACAGTGGCTTTAAAGGAAGTCAGTTAA
- a CDS encoding YgiQ family radical SAM protein, giving the protein MSNGFLPISKEDMLEEGIEQLDFVYVCGDAYVDHPSFGHAIITRLLQAHGYTVGIIAQPDWKDPASISILGEPRLGFMVSAGNMDSMVNHYSVSKKRRKTDAFTPGGVMGKRPDYATIVYCNLIRQTYKHNPIIIGGIEASLRRLAHYDYWSNKMKRSILLDSGADIISYGMGEHSIIEIADALASGIDIKDITFIDGTVYKTRNREDIYDAIELPHFEAVKADKREYAKSFYTQYCNTDPFVAKRLFETYDEKLFVVQNPPAKPLTQREMDQVYALPYMRNYHPSYEKDGGVPAISEIKFSLVSNRGCYGGCSFCALTFHQGRIIQTRSHESILAEANQMVWEPDFKGYIHDVGGPTANFRAPACDKQMTKGVCPNKQCLFPKPCQNLKVDHKDYLKLLRKLRELPNVKKVFIRSGIRFDYLIYDNDRTFLRELCEHHVSGQLKVAPEHISNAVLEKMGKPSVEVYERFVKAYKDMNEKLGKKQYLVPYLMSSHPGSTLKEAIELAEFLRDLGYMPEQVQDFYPTPSTISTCMYYTGLDPRTMQPVYVATNPHEKAMQRALIQYRNPKNYDLVYEALTKAGRTDLIGFDKHCLIRPRHFDAKHTKGMQKGPDAHHTKRTRPPKKKAIRNVHKKKSGK; this is encoded by the coding sequence ATGAGTAACGGTTTTTTACCAATCAGTAAAGAGGATATGTTAGAGGAAGGAATCGAGCAGCTTGATTTTGTCTATGTCTGTGGAGACGCTTATGTAGACCATCCTTCTTTTGGACATGCAATTATTACAAGATTATTACAGGCACATGGATATACCGTCGGAATCATTGCACAGCCGGACTGGAAAGACCCGGCGTCTATCAGCATATTAGGGGAGCCAAGACTTGGATTTATGGTTTCCGCCGGAAATATGGATTCCATGGTCAATCATTATTCCGTTTCCAAGAAAAGAAGAAAAACAGATGCTTTTACACCGGGCGGCGTGATGGGAAAGCGACCGGATTATGCGACGATTGTTTATTGTAATCTGATTCGACAGACCTATAAGCATAACCCGATTATCATTGGTGGAATCGAGGCGAGCTTACGTCGTCTTGCACACTATGATTATTGGTCGAACAAGATGAAACGTTCTATTTTATTAGATTCCGGTGCCGATATTATTTCCTATGGTATGGGAGAACACAGCATCATTGAGATTGCAGATGCGCTGGCAAGTGGAATTGATATCAAGGATATTACGTTTATCGATGGCACGGTCTATAAGACAAGAAACCGGGAAGACATCTATGACGCCATTGAACTTCCTCATTTCGAGGCGGTAAAAGCAGACAAGAGAGAGTATGCAAAAAGTTTTTATACCCAGTACTGCAACACAGACCCATTTGTAGCAAAACGTTTGTTCGAAACCTATGATGAAAAATTATTTGTGGTACAAAATCCGCCGGCAAAACCGTTAACGCAGCGGGAGATGGATCAGGTATATGCACTTCCATATATGAGAAATTATCATCCGTCCTATGAAAAAGACGGTGGTGTGCCGGCGATTTCTGAGATTAAATTCAGTCTGGTCAGCAATCGTGGCTGTTACGGCGGTTGTAGCTTCTGCGCATTAACGTTCCATCAGGGACGAATCATCCAGACCAGAAGTCACGAATCCATTTTAGCAGAAGCAAACCAGATGGTCTGGGAGCCTGACTTTAAAGGATACATTCATGATGTCGGAGGTCCGACGGCAAACTTTAGGGCGCCGGCCTGTGACAAGCAGATGACAAAGGGCGTCTGTCCGAATAAGCAATGTCTGTTCCCGAAACCTTGCCAGAACCTAAAGGTGGATCACAAGGATTACCTGAAGCTGCTTCGAAAACTAAGAGAACTTCCAAATGTTAAGAAAGTGTTTATCCGTTCCGGAATTCGTTTTGATTATCTGATTTATGACAACGACCGTACTTTTTTACGGGAATTGTGTGAACATCATGTCAGTGGGCAGCTTAAGGTTGCACCGGAGCACATTTCAAATGCCGTACTTGAAAAAATGGGAAAACCAAGCGTGGAAGTCTATGAGCGCTTTGTGAAGGCATATAAGGACATGAATGAGAAGCTGGGAAAGAAACAGTACCTGGTTCCGTATCTGATGTCCTCACATCCGGGCTCTACGTTAAAAGAGGCTATCGAGCTTGCAGAATTCTTGCGTGACCTTGGCTATATGCCGGAACAGGTGCAGGATTTCTATCCTACACCTTCGACAATTTCGACCTGCATGTACTATACCGGGTTAGACCCAAGAACCATGCAGCCGGTGTATGTTGCGACAAATCCGCATGAAAAGGCGATGCAGCGTGCCTTGATACAGTATCGGAATCCGAAGAACTATGATCTTGTCTATGAGGCACTGACAAAGGCTGGCAGAACCGATTTGATTGGTTTTGACAAGCATTGTCTGATTCGCCCAAGACATTTTGATGCAAAACATACAAAAGGAATGCAAAAAGGTCCGGACGCACACCACACAAAGAGGACACGTCCACCAAAGAAAAAAGCAATCCGTAATGTTCATAAAAAGAAGTCAGGAAAATAA
- the hisIE gene encoding bifunctional phosphoribosyl-AMP cyclohydrolase/phosphoribosyl-ATP diphosphatase HisIE gives MEHKNIVATIFLKNGKAVKSAEDLTVIDDVIHLAKLYNDSGIDKIIVFDLSDDDEEHEKNIHTIKNINRNVEIKVCAGGNIKRFEDVKKLIYAGCLQVILNGAKPISIELAEEASKRFGKDRVLVSVQNIDFVFKHQEVMNEYFHELLVLNKKMLDPIENITDLPYVVWFDDCDYEAIVSDLKRNNIRGIAGNFINEPTTDIMELKAQLSAFGIKMDNFEPALSWSDLKVNSDGLVPVVVQDYRTNEVLMVAYMNEEAFDTTINSGKMTYFSRSRNELWIKGMTSGHIQYVKSLTADCDFDTILAKVSQVGVACHTGAPSCFFNDIVKKEYVEKNPLKILEDVYNVILDRKEHPKEGSYTNYLFDKGIDKILKKVGEECTEIVIAAKNPDPEEIKYEISDFLYHCMVLMAEKGVTWEDITQELSQR, from the coding sequence ATGGAACACAAAAATATCGTAGCTACCATATTCTTAAAGAATGGGAAGGCTGTAAAATCAGCAGAAGATTTAACTGTAATTGATGATGTCATTCATCTTGCAAAATTATACAATGACAGTGGAATTGATAAAATCATCGTATTCGATTTATCGGATGATGATGAAGAACATGAGAAAAATATTCATACCATTAAAAATATTAACCGTAATGTTGAGATTAAAGTATGCGCCGGCGGTAACATCAAGCGTTTTGAAGATGTGAAGAAATTAATTTATGCAGGTTGTCTTCAGGTTATCTTAAACGGTGCAAAGCCAATCAGTATTGAGCTGGCTGAGGAGGCAAGCAAACGGTTTGGAAAAGACCGTGTCCTTGTGTCTGTACAAAACATTGATTTTGTATTCAAACATCAGGAAGTGATGAACGAGTATTTCCATGAACTGCTTGTCTTAAATAAGAAAATGCTTGATCCGATTGAAAATATCACAGATTTGCCTTATGTGGTATGGTTTGATGACTGCGATTACGAGGCAATCGTTTCCGATTTGAAGCGTAACAACATCCGAGGAATCGCCGGAAACTTTATCAATGAGCCAACAACCGATATCATGGAATTAAAGGCACAGCTTTCTGCATTTGGAATTAAGATGGATAACTTTGAGCCTGCCTTATCCTGGTCAGATTTAAAAGTAAACAGTGATGGTCTGGTTCCGGTTGTCGTGCAGGACTACCGCACCAATGAAGTACTTATGGTTGCCTACATGAATGAGGAAGCCTTTGATACCACCATCAACAGCGGAAAAATGACTTACTTTAGCAGAAGCAGAAATGAGTTATGGATAAAAGGAATGACTTCCGGCCACATTCAGTATGTGAAATCTTTAACAGCCGATTGTGATTTTGACACTATTTTAGCAAAAGTATCACAGGTTGGAGTTGCCTGCCATACGGGTGCTCCAAGCTGCTTTTTCAATGATATTGTTAAAAAAGAATATGTCGAGAAGAACCCGCTTAAGATTTTAGAAGATGTTTACAATGTCATTCTTGACCGTAAAGAGCATCCAAAGGAAGGTTCTTACACGAATTACTTGTTTGACAAGGGAATTGACAAAATCTTAAAGAAGGTTGGCGAGGAATGTACCGAGATTGTCATTGCGGCAAAGAATCCTGACCCGGAGGAAATCAAATACGAAATTTCCGATTTCTTATATCATTGTATGGTATTGATGGCAGAAAAAGGGGTTACCTGGGAAGATATTACACAGGAGCTTTCGCAGAGGTAG
- the hisB gene encoding imidazoleglycerol-phosphate dehydratase HisB: MERRADFVRKTKETDITLSLNLDGKGDAEIDTGVGFFNHMLKGFARHGFFDLDVKVTGDLEVDCHHTIEDVGIVLGTVIKKALGDKKGIRRFGSCILPMDETLVLCAIDLSGRPYLVFDADFTSERVGDMDTEMVKEFFYAVSYTAGMNLHIKVLEGGNQHHMIEAMFKAFARALDEAVSFDPRIKDVLSTKGSLE; the protein is encoded by the coding sequence ATGGAACGAAGAGCGGATTTTGTTCGAAAGACAAAGGAAACAGATATTACCCTTTCTTTGAATTTAGATGGAAAAGGGGACGCTGAAATTGATACCGGCGTTGGCTTTTTCAATCATATGTTAAAAGGGTTTGCAAGACATGGTTTTTTTGATTTGGATGTGAAGGTGACTGGGGATTTAGAAGTGGATTGCCATCATACCATCGAGGATGTCGGAATTGTACTGGGCACCGTAATCAAAAAGGCGTTGGGAGATAAAAAGGGAATCAGACGCTTTGGAAGCTGTATTTTGCCAATGGACGAAACATTGGTCCTTTGTGCGATTGATTTATCCGGCCGTCCGTATCTGGTATTTGACGCAGATTTTACATCGGAGCGTGTCGGGGATATGGACACAGAGATGGTAAAAGAATTCTTTTATGCGGTATCTTATACAGCCGGAATGAATTTACATATCAAGGTTTTAGAGGGTGGCAACCAGCATCATATGATTGAGGCGATGTTTAAGGCATTTGCAAGAGCCCTGGATGAAGCGGTCTCGTTTGACCCTAGAATCAAAGATGTCTTATCAACAAAAGGAAGTCTCGAATAG
- a CDS encoding Holliday junction resolvase RecU produces MATWNSRGLRGSTLEEFINRTNEKYLENHLALIQKIPTPITPINIDKQTRHITLAYFDQKSTVDYIGAVQGIPVCFDAKECHAQTFPLQNIHEHQVQFMLDFERQGGIAFLLLFFTKNDQFYYLRLEKLMEFWNRAKEGGRKSFRMEELEEDFFFKKSGSVLVPYLDMLQKDLNLRD; encoded by the coding sequence ATGGCAACCTGGAATTCAAGGGGACTTAGAGGTTCTACATTAGAGGAGTTTATCAACCGGACAAACGAAAAATATTTAGAGAATCACCTTGCATTGATTCAAAAAATTCCAACTCCGATTACCCCGATTAATATCGACAAACAGACAAGACATATCACGTTAGCTTACTTTGACCAAAAGAGTACGGTCGATTACATTGGTGCAGTGCAGGGAATTCCGGTCTGCTTTGATGCAAAAGAATGTCATGCACAGACATTTCCACTTCAGAATATTCATGAACATCAGGTACAGTTCATGCTTGATTTTGAACGTCAGGGTGGTATTGCATTTTTGCTTTTATTTTTTACAAAAAATGACCAGTTTTATTATTTAAGGTTAGAAAAATTAATGGAATTCTGGAACCGTGCCAAGGAGGGCGGACGTAAGAGTTTTCGTATGGAAGAACTAGAAGAGGACTTCTTTTTTAAAAAATCAGGCAGTGTTTTGGTTCCCTATCTTGATATGCTTCAAAAGGATTTGAACTTAAGGGATTGA
- a CDS encoding RluA family pseudouridine synthase: MREIEIKQNDAGQRFDKYLKKLLCNASSSFIYKMLRKKNIVLNGKKADGSEKLKSGDFVKLFLSDETYLKFTVNSEVVQKEYEALRNLPVKDLQVVFEDDDILVINKPSGLLSQKANPNDISANEWILAYLIQTGKLSFEDFMTFRPSICNRLDRNTSGLLIAGKSLKGLQEMAKVLQERTVKKYYRCIVAGEWKETTYLKGYLTKDEAPNRVTITDTKISDESKEIETEYRPVTNWKGYTELEVHLITGRSHQIRAHLASVGCPVIGDTKYGDTSVNRYFRDQQKLRFQLLHAYRMELEDGRVLIAEVPAKFQEVRTFLTENKRK, encoded by the coding sequence ATGCGTGAGATTGAAATCAAACAAAATGATGCCGGACAGCGTTTTGATAAATATTTAAAAAAGCTGCTTTGCAATGCAAGTAGCAGTTTTATCTACAAGATGCTTCGAAAAAAGAACATCGTATTAAATGGAAAAAAAGCAGATGGCTCGGAAAAACTAAAAAGTGGTGATTTTGTAAAACTTTTTTTATCGGATGAGACTTACTTAAAGTTCACGGTCAATTCTGAAGTGGTTCAGAAAGAATATGAAGCCCTTCGAAACCTTCCGGTAAAAGACCTTCAGGTTGTTTTCGAAGATGATGATATTTTAGTCATCAATAAACCGTCAGGCCTGTTATCGCAAAAAGCCAACCCAAACGATATTTCTGCAAACGAATGGATTCTGGCATATCTGATTCAGACCGGGAAATTAAGTTTTGAAGATTTTATGACATTCCGGCCATCGATTTGTAACCGGCTTGACCGCAATACCTCAGGTCTTTTGATTGCAGGAAAAAGCCTGAAAGGGTTACAGGAGATGGCGAAGGTTTTGCAGGAGCGGACGGTAAAAAAATATTACCGCTGTATTGTGGCAGGTGAATGGAAAGAAACAACCTATTTAAAAGGCTACCTGACAAAGGATGAAGCGCCAAACCGTGTTACGATTACGGATACGAAGATATCTGATGAGAGTAAAGAGATTGAGACGGAGTATCGTCCGGTGACAAACTGGAAGGGATACACAGAACTGGAAGTGCATCTGATTACAGGTCGTTCCCATCAGATTCGTGCGCATTTAGCGTCTGTGGGCTGTCCGGTTATCGGAGATACCAAATATGGCGATACGTCTGTGAACCGCTATTTCCGCGACCAGCAAAAGCTTCGCTTTCAGCTTTTACATGCATATCGTATGGAACTAGAAGATGGAAGGGTGCTCATAGCGGAGGTTCCGGCAAAATTCCAAGAGGTTCGAACTTTTCTAACGGAAAATAAAAGAAAGTAA
- the hisD gene encoding histidinol dehydrogenase, with product MRIMNLTAEARTNILENFLKRSPNSYGEFESRVNDIIEQVRAKKDAAIFDYTKKFDGADINAANILVTEDEIKEAYEKVDEKLLEVIRKALVNIRTYHEKQRQYSWFDSEDSGIILGQKVTALERVGVYVPGGKAVYPSSVLMNVVPAKVAGVKEIVMTTPPGKDGKVCASTLVAAKEAGVDRVYKVGGAQAIAALAFGTESVPKVDKIVGPGNIYVALAKKAVFGYVSIDSIAGPSEILVLADETANPKFVAADLLSQAEHDEMASAILITTSQELAEQVSVEIDRFVAKLSRKEIIQKSLDNYGYLLVAENMEDAIATVNEIASEHLELVTKNPFEVMTKIKNAGAIFIGEYSSEPLGDYFAGPNHVLPTNGTAKFFSPLSVDDFIKKSSIISYSKEALQPIYKDIVQFAECEQLTAHANSIRVRFEE from the coding sequence ATGAGAATCATGAATTTAACGGCAGAAGCCAGAACCAATATTTTGGAGAATTTTTTAAAAAGAAGCCCAAATTCTTATGGAGAATTTGAATCCCGCGTCAATGATATTATTGAGCAGGTGCGTGCCAAAAAAGATGCTGCAATTTTTGATTACACCAAAAAATTTGATGGTGCAGACATCAACGCAGCTAATATCTTAGTTACCGAGGATGAAATCAAAGAGGCTTATGAAAAGGTTGACGAAAAACTTTTGGAGGTTATCCGAAAAGCACTGGTCAACATCCGTACTTATCATGAAAAACAACGCCAGTATTCCTGGTTTGATTCGGAGGATTCCGGCATTATCTTAGGACAGAAGGTGACAGCGTTAGAGAGGGTTGGTGTCTATGTTCCGGGTGGAAAGGCAGTTTATCCATCCTCTGTTTTGATGAATGTCGTTCCGGCAAAAGTAGCAGGAGTCAAAGAAATTGTCATGACAACACCGCCGGGAAAAGATGGAAAAGTTTGTGCTTCCACATTAGTCGCTGCAAAAGAAGCCGGTGTAGACCGCGTCTATAAAGTGGGTGGAGCTCAGGCGATTGCCGCATTGGCATTTGGAACCGAGAGTGTGCCAAAAGTAGATAAAATCGTTGGACCAGGTAACATCTATGTTGCCCTTGCCAAAAAGGCAGTCTTTGGATACGTCAGCATTGATTCTATCGCCGGACCAAGTGAGATTTTGGTATTGGCAGACGAAACGGCAAATCCAAAATTTGTTGCAGCCGACCTTTTGTCACAGGCAGAACACGATGAGATGGCATCTGCGATTTTGATTACCACAAGCCAAGAACTTGCCGAGCAGGTATCGGTTGAAATTGATCGATTTGTTGCAAAATTATCAAGAAAAGAAATTATACAGAAATCTTTAGACAATTATGGCTATCTTCTTGTGGCAGAAAACATGGAGGATGCGATTGCTACTGTCAATGAGATTGCATCCGAGCACTTAGAGCTTGTTACAAAGAATCCATTTGAAGTGATGACAAAGATTAAGAATGCGGGAGCAATTTTTATCGGCGAATATTCCAGCGAGCCGCTTGGAGACTATTTTGCAGGACCAAACCACGTGCTGCCGACCAATGGAACCGCAAAATTCTTCTCCCCGCTTAGTGTGGACGACTTCATTAAGAAATCGAGTATTATTTCTTATTCTAAAGAGGCATTGCAGCCAATTTATAAAGATATTGTACAGTTTGCAGAGTGCGAACAGCTGACAGCACATGCAAATTCGATTCGTGTCAGATTTGAAGAGTAG
- the hisZ gene encoding ATP phosphoribosyltransferase regulatory subunit, whose product MRKQLLHTPEGVRDIYNDECEKKMMLQDNLHHALKKYGYHTIQTPTFEFFDIFGKEIGTTPSKDLYKFFDREGNTLVLRPDITPSIARSVAKYFMEEDMPIRLCYLGNTFINNNSYQGKLKENTQLGAELIGDNTVDADAEILSMAVQCLLTAGLKEFQLSVGHADFFEGLVEAAGLSEEQAEELKNLIANKNFFGVEEFVETLSLDENLRILFSMTGGITCSVEELKRAKEAAKAYPKIYRAVEHLEALNQVLTLYGIEKYISFEPGMLSTYQYYTGIIFSGYTFGTGEAIVKGGRYDALLSYFGKDAASIGFAIVVDQLMAALQRQGIDLPVKHENELLLYDAAHRKEAILAAKERRKEGVNVELILMDDTKSKNDYEAYAKRNHMKKVTYLD is encoded by the coding sequence ATGAGAAAACAATTACTGCATACACCGGAGGGTGTCCGGGATATTTACAATGATGAATGTGAAAAGAAGATGATGCTGCAGGATAATCTCCATCATGCATTGAAAAAATACGGTTACCATACCATACAGACACCGACGTTTGAATTTTTTGATATTTTTGGAAAAGAGATTGGAACCACACCGTCGAAGGATTTATATAAGTTTTTTGACCGCGAAGGAAATACGCTGGTATTAAGACCGGATATCACGCCTTCGATTGCAAGATCCGTGGCAAAATATTTTATGGAAGAGGATATGCCGATTCGTCTTTGCTACCTCGGAAATACATTTATCAACAACAACAGCTATCAGGGAAAACTGAAAGAGAACACGCAGTTAGGAGCCGAGCTGATTGGTGATAACACCGTAGATGCGGATGCAGAGATTCTTTCGATGGCAGTGCAGTGTCTTCTTACAGCAGGCTTAAAGGAATTCCAGCTTAGTGTCGGTCATGCAGATTTTTTCGAAGGTCTTGTGGAAGCGGCTGGATTATCGGAAGAACAGGCAGAAGAACTTAAGAATCTGATTGCCAACAAGAACTTTTTTGGCGTCGAAGAATTTGTGGAAACGCTTTCGTTAGACGAGAATCTTCGTATTCTTTTTTCCATGACAGGTGGCATTACCTGTTCGGTTGAAGAATTAAAAAGAGCAAAGGAAGCGGCAAAAGCTTACCCTAAGATTTACCGCGCGGTAGAACATCTTGAAGCGTTAAATCAGGTTCTTACACTTTATGGAATTGAGAAATATATTTCCTTTGAACCGGGAATGTTAAGTACTTATCAATATTATACCGGTATTATTTTTTCCGGATATACGTTTGGAACCGGGGAGGCAATCGTCAAAGGTGGCCGGTACGATGCACTGTTATCCTATTTTGGAAAAGATGCAGCCTCCATTGGATTTGCCATTGTGGTAGACCAGCTGATGGCGGCACTGCAAAGACAGGGAATTGACCTTCCGGTAAAACATGAAAACGAGCTGCTGTTATATGATGCAGCCCATCGGAAAGAGGCTATTTTAGCGGCGAAGGAAAGACGTAAGGAAGGGGTTAACGTTGAGTTAATCTTAATGGATGACACAAAGTCTAAGAATGATTATGAAGCTTATGCAAAGCGTAATCATATGAAGAAAGTGACATACCTGGACTAA
- the hisG gene encoding ATP phosphoribosyltransferase, translating into MEEKRYLTFALGKGRLAKKTLELFEQIGITCEEMKDKDTRKLIFVNEELKLRFFLAKGPDVPTYVEYGAADIGIVGKDTILEEGRNIYEVLDLGFGKCKMCICGPESAKDLLQHHELIRVATKYPHIAKDYFYNKKHQTVEIIKLNGSIELAPIVGLSEVICDIVETGSTLRENGLVVLEEVCPLSARMVVNQVSMKMENERITKLISDLKSVLNQI; encoded by the coding sequence ATGGAAGAAAAAAGATATTTAACCTTTGCACTTGGAAAAGGACGCCTTGCAAAGAAAACCTTAGAATTGTTCGAACAGATTGGAATCACCTGCGAGGAGATGAAGGATAAAGATACTAGAAAATTAATTTTCGTAAATGAAGAATTAAAGCTTCGCTTTTTCCTTGCAAAAGGACCGGATGTTCCAACCTATGTGGAGTATGGAGCTGCGGACATCGGAATTGTAGGAAAAGATACTATTTTAGAAGAAGGCCGCAACATTTATGAAGTGCTTGACCTTGGGTTTGGAAAATGTAAAATGTGCATCTGTGGACCGGAAAGCGCAAAGGATTTGCTGCAGCACCATGAACTGATTCGTGTTGCAACAAAATACCCGCATATTGCAAAGGATTATTTTTATAATAAAAAACATCAGACAGTTGAGATTATTAAGTTAAACGGTTCCATCGAACTTGCACCGATTGTAGGATTGTCCGAGGTCATCTGCGATATTGTAGAGACCGGTTCTACCTTGCGCGAAAATGGACTTGTTGTGTTAGAAGAGGTTTGCCCGCTTTCTGCAAGAATGGTGGTAAACCAGGTCAGCATGAAGATGGAAAATGAACGGATTACAAAACTGATTTCCGACTTAAAATCAGTTTTAAACCAGATATAG
- a CDS encoding HAD family hydrolase, giving the protein MLQQKKAVIFDLDGTLVDSMWMWRDIDIEFLGKNGIALPEDLQEKIEGMSFTETAEYFKKEFGLAQSVSEMKEIWNEMAREKYLHEVPLKEGAYEFLEYLLENGYKMGIASSNSMELISAVGSTYHFDRYFSCIVTSCSVNKGKPFPDVYLEAARQLGVEPADCLVFEDIVKGIQAGKNAGMEVCAIYDDYSKDQTEEKRQAADYYINDYRDVLSALAEGSKERE; this is encoded by the coding sequence ATGTTACAACAGAAAAAAGCAGTTATTTTTGACCTCGACGGCACACTTGTGGATTCTATGTGGATGTGGAGAGATATTGATATTGAATTTTTAGGGAAAAATGGAATTGCCCTGCCGGAAGACTTGCAGGAAAAGATTGAAGGCATGAGCTTTACGGAGACGGCAGAATATTTTAAGAAAGAGTTCGGCCTGGCGCAATCGGTTTCCGAGATGAAAGAAATCTGGAATGAGATGGCAAGAGAGAAATACTTGCACGAGGTGCCATTGAAAGAAGGCGCATACGAATTTTTGGAATATTTATTAGAGAATGGTTACAAAATGGGAATTGCATCGTCGAATTCCATGGAGTTAATTTCTGCAGTGGGAAGTACCTACCACTTTGACCGGTACTTTTCCTGCATTGTAACCTCCTGCTCGGTAAATAAAGGAAAGCCATTCCCAGATGTTTATTTGGAGGCAGCAAGACAGCTTGGGGTAGAACCGGCGGATTGTCTTGTGTTTGAAGATATTGTAAAAGGAATTCAGGCGGGAAAGAATGCTGGCATGGAGGTGTGTGCCATCTATGACGACTACTCCAAAGACCAGACAGAAGAAAAAAGACAGGCCGCAGATTACTATATAAACGATTATCGTGACGTGTTATCTGCGTTAGCAGAAGGCTCAAAGGAAAGGGAATAA